The genomic window TAACCCGGCCAGCATCACGGCGGCGACCGACACCTTCAGCTTTGAGGGCGCCTGGTTCACCTCCGCCTGGTTCAATAACAACACGCTTTTTATCGAAGGCTTTACGGACGGCGATGCCGTCGCCGATTATTCGGTAACGCTGACGCTGAACACCCTGACGCCGCAATTTCTCGACGTAAGCTGGACCGGCCTGCAACGGCTGAGCTTCCGCACGAGCAATTCCCAACTCGTCATGGACGACCTGCGGATCAGCAAGAGTTCCCCGGCCGAAGTTCCGGAGCCGCTGACCATCGGCCTGCTCGGCATGGGCCTGCTGGGCGTTGCCGGTGCGCGTCGCCGCAAGGGGTGAGGCGACGGGCTGTCTTTGCGCTTGTAACGAATGAAAAGGCGGCCTCCCGGGGCCGCCTTTTTGTTTCTCAGGAGGGTCGCGGACCCTCCTGAACCTCCCTTGAGTTTTTCAGGGCCGCGTTTCCGGTGCGAGCAATTCTGGCGGGGGATAAGGAAAGGGCCGCGCCCTTCTATCCAAGGACGCGGCCCTTTGAAACGAAAAGGGGGTCGCAGGGGGATTACAAATCCCCCTGCATAACAAACCATGATCCCTACTCCTCCGCG from Pedomonas mirosovicensis includes these protein-coding regions:
- a CDS encoding PEP-CTERM sorting domain-containing protein; amino-acid sequence: MKTLLSVAAIAASLLSAAPATATVLDFESVVTEGSEFIPDGYGDLNWDNFAIINRNAQPGTGYETGAVSGDYSAYNSWGNPASITAATDTFSFEGAWFTSAWFNNNTLFIEGFTDGDAVADYSVTLTLNTLTPQFLDVSWTGLQRLSFRTSNSQLVMDDLRISKSSPAEVPEPLTIGLLGMGLLGVAGARRRKG